The genomic segment TGATCCGATTGCCACAACTCCTATGAACATCAACAGAAGAACCGTCCAACTCAACAGAACCATCCTTTTAGTGAATATGTATCTATGTGAATGGGCTATGTTGATAAATAGGAAAACTGCCAACGCGATCAAGGCAAAATCGCCCAGAAGCAACAGCACGGGTGGAATCACAGGTGTTAATTTCTGTTTGGTCTTATCGTCTATGTTAACTACAAGACTTGCCAATGATAGGACACCGCTTGAACTTTTCCTGCTTACGTCCGCAACGAAACTTGCCACCGTATTTTTGCCTTTTGAAGTGGATGCCAATATTCCATCTAAACTTTTACTGATGGATTCGAATTCTTCTTTAAGTTCGTCGTACTTGGAATCGCTCATCGGCGGATTAAACTGTTCGACGTATTCGTTGTACTCTTCACCTATCTGGTTGAGTTTGTTGACCAACCCTTTGTTTGATCTGTCGACGTACCATCTCGCTTGAACAAGTTTTGCGGTTGCATCGTCCAAAGCTGACTTGGCTTCTCTGTAATGGATGGTGAGGTTCTGGTCCAGCAGTGCCACCATACCTTTATACTTCATCTCTAACACGTTCATATCTGATTCTGTCGCATTGTCGAATGAATATGTGGCAAACTCGTCGTCTAATTTGTTCTGGAGTTTTACAATATCGTTGTAGTATGCTGCAAGGTCATTGTTCTCAACATATTTCAATGTTTCTTCCGCCTCTTCCAGTCGTCCGGCATATGCATTGAGAATGTTTTGATACCTGGCTCTGTATACCGGTGCCTTTTCAACATTCTCTTTATAATTAACCCTTTTAGTAGTCTGTTCATACACACTGTCTATTACTGATTCCATGTTTGAAATAGGTTCGACCTTGTCCTTGAGGTCGGATATGATTTCTTTAGCGTCTTCGATATACGTAAAATTTATAGGTAACCTAAAACATATCCCCAAACATTCATAACAGTCAGGAGTGTCGAAAAGTTCGTTTTCCAGTAGCGTTTCTGCAGTGGTTTCCAAAGAATCGGCGTCCTCATCGAGTTCATCAAGTATGGATGTTAGGTCCCCTGAACCCTTTTCGAGTTTCTCTATGTTTTCGAGCGCGTCGGCCGTCAGCTCATCCATGGTATCTAAAGAATGAGAATAACCGTAGAACATCGGTGCAAGATATAATGGGTTGCAATTTATACCTGCAGAACTGACAATCCCGCAGAATGTAGATGCGGCCATTTCGCATTCCTCTTCAGTATGACATCTTTTCGGATACATAAATGTTGCAGATAGACAATAATCTTCAGCAGGACCCATCTTACTGGGACCGTTTCTTGAGGCATTGAACTGTATAAAATCTTCTTTTAAAGTTCTGAGTTCTTCTTCGTTGGGCCAATACTGTTTTTGGTAATATCCTGTGATAACCTCCTCTATCTCATCCTTTCCTGTGACAGGTTCGCCTGCTTTGAAGACCATTGTTTCTTGACCGTCTATGAACATGATGGAATAAAGCGTGCTGTTAACAGTTATGTTTTCAAAGGTTACATTGACGTCTTTCTCATCTTCAAAGAGATAGTCGGTGTAATCGATCGCATTCACAACATTCGGCAGAAAAACACTGATTAGCAACGCGATCACTAATCCGGTCTTAATATTGTTAAATATTGATAATTCTTCATCTCTCATGGATTTGTATTTGTTGGCATATCTATTTAAAGCTTTTCTGCGCATCCGGCAACCCTACGCTTGCGGATAAACCCAATTAACCCGATGGAGAGGATTTAACTCGATGCGGAGAATTAAGTTTTATACCGATATCCCCGAAAATTCATCCTTCCATAAATCACATCCCTCCAGCACCGGTTATTTACTGAGGCATCAGCAATCTTGCGTGCCAAATTCTTTGCTACTCCAAAGAGCCCTCTTCTCACACATGTCTATCCAGAATCCGTTTCCGAGAGGGTTTAAGTTATGGGACGAGGTTGACTTGATCTATCCTCCATCTTGGTCGTGGAACTGCCGACTTCGGATTGATCGTGGCTTTATCACCGAATTTTTGATACAGTTCGTACCCCGTGTACGCAATCATAGCACCGTTGTCTCCGTTGTATTCGTTTCTTGGGATACCTAATCGCGCCTTCTGTTTACCGCACATGGTTTGATGTTTGGAAAGCATTCTGTCGAGCATTGTCTGTAACATTGAATTCTGAGCGACACCACCGCAAACAATGACTCCTTTCTTGCCCGTCAACCAGAACGCCCTTTCCGCTGTTTCAACGAGCATCGCGAATGCGTTGTGCATTACCGAGTATGCAATGTCTTCCGGAGGATACTTGGTTTTAATCCGTTTTGCATACGTTAACAATCCTCCGAACACGGTATTCATACCTTTAACTGAATAAGGTGTAGATTCTATATATCTCCCGTTCCGGGCCAACCGTTCGAGTTCCGCGCCGTGACCGTATTCGAGACCGAGTTCTCTTGCTAACACATCAAACAGATTACCTATACCTATGTCCAAGGTTTCTCCCAGAACTCGATATCTTTCTTTATCTTTGACTATCAACTGCGTGTTACCACCGCTAGCGTATATTACCAGAGGGTCATCGATCCGCGTGTCGTAGATACCTATCTCTATATGTGCCGCACAATGGTTAACGGGGATCAGTTTTGCTCCAACTTTTAAGGAGAGATAACGTGCCATGGCGCATCCGAATTGAAGCGGTTGCCCTATCCCAGGGCCTTGCGAAAACGCTATCATGTCTATGTCGGTAGGTTTTAATTCGCGTTCATCAAGGGTATCCTTCAGAATTCTGGAAAACCATTGCTGATGATGATCCCCTAGTTTTCGTGGTATCATGCCTTCTCCTTTGGCACGGTACACGTGCCGTTTATGGGTAAGACGTTTGCCGTCATACACTCCGATACCGATAGTATGTGCGGTTGATTCTATGCCCAATACGATCACAGGATCACCACAGAGATTTGATCATCAGTATGCTTAACAGATTTATGAGAAAGTGTATTAAAATAGGTATTACCAGAGAACGTTCCCTACTTCTGATCTTACAGAATATCATTCCTATAACGAACGTTTTGATAAGCTCTCCCACTGACCCGTAGGACGCGTGCGCTATCGAGAACAGTATCGATGATAAGACCATCCCTACCCTTGGATAAAGAATGCCTCTGAAGAACAACTCTTCAACTATCGGCGAGACAAACATACCTGTGACGAGTACTGTTACCGGTAATGAATTTATCTTTTTAACAACGTTCTTTGTATCGTTTCTGTCCAGGGAGAATGTAATCAGTCCAACGATCAAAAGTATGATGGCTACTACTGTGAACCAGACCATTGTTTTAACCACAACGTCTTCAAAACTATCTCTGTTTACCAGGCCGGTTTCCTCCAGGAATCGAGCAATCGGTTTATTGGAATACGGGTACACGCTTAGCGTCAGCAGACCGACCGGTACGGTTAACCCTACTACCAATTCCGGAAACAGCATTCCCAAGCCGAATGTGATTAAAGAGATAAACCACCATTTTTTACTAATAACTATATTTATGGAAACCAATGCAACTGATAAAACGATTATCCTTACAATACTGGCGGACGAAGTAAGGTCCATCTTTGAACAATAACTACTGAGAAGAAGAGAAAGTGTTACGATAAAGAGAAGATGCACGGTGGTACTCTCTATTTCTTTTCGTAGTATCCGCATTTTCCACATGACCATCTATCTTTATGTTCTGCCAGGTGTACCCCGGGACCGCATTTAGGGCAGAATCTCGGTTTTTTATACGGTTTAATCTTCTTCTCCTTTTTCTTTTTCGATTTTTTGCCTCTTACACGCACCTTTCTTTTTTTGGAACCCATCCGTCACCACCTTTTAGTATTTTATTTGTTTTCTTCAGACTTTTCTTCCTCCTTAATCCTTTCTAACTTATATTTTGGTGTGTATCTTTTCAGAGTTTCTTCATCCTTATAAACGTATGCCTCTACAAACGCATGTTTGCCTCCGTAAGAACTGGTGATTTTGTTTATTACCAAGAGGTTTGGGTTTACCATCAGTTTCGCAGCAATCTCTTTAAGCATGTCTTTACGACTGGGTGTCGGACCGTCGAGTTCGACTACGAATCTGACCTCCTTTCTTCCCAAGAACTTGTTATCATACTCTTCATTTATTTCAAGTTTCATACCTATCACCCGTATTTATTTAACTTTTACTATGGCCATCTTACCGAGCGCGCTCATCACTTCTGCTTCTTTACCTGGTTCGACTTGATCTTTAAGTTCTTCGGGTATACTCACCTCAAAAACTTCGTACGTTTGAGTATCCATCAACTGAGCAGTATCGCCGGTGACCGAGATTATCTGAGCGGTTTTTCTTTCGATCACAGGTACTTCTACTTCGTCATGCCCGGTAAGAAACGCTACCTTTTTTTGTCCTTCGAATATTCCGATCGCTGTGACCTTCATCTTCGCATGCCCGTGTTTTCCCGGTCTCGAAACCTCTATATTTACAACTCTGCAAGGAATACCGTCTATCACTATGTATTTGCCGACCTTGAGGTCCTTAACCGACATATACTTCTTTTCGACCATTTGAACACCCCTTATAGATTACTAAAATGAGTGTTAATTATTCCTCTTAAATGTTTATAAACCTTTGGTAAAACGATTCGCTTATGGATACTTCACGGATAGTAAGATGAATAACTGCAGGATATTTTAGGTGAGAATTTTGAGAATGTGGTTAGGTTGGTATATTCACAAGTGCGCGCCTATGGCTGAGATCTGGTTAAAATCTTTTACCAGTTAAATTTAAATGAAATTATGTGTTAAAAGATAAAATTGTATATAAAACGCAAGATAAATGTTGGGATATGCGGTTCTTTGCAAATTGTTTATTGAAAATTTGTTTGTTGAAGGTTGTGATAGTATGTGCAGCAGGACGGTATCGGTATCGTATGAATACCAAAAATCGTACAAAGAATCTCTCAGGATATTGAAAAGCATCCGTAGGAAAAGAGAAGTTGCGCTTGAAAAGTA from the Candidatus Micrarchaeota archaeon genome contains:
- the tsaD gene encoding tRNA (adenosine(37)-N6)-threonylcarbamoyltransferase complex transferase subunit TsaD, with translation MIVLGIESTAHTIGIGVYDGKRLTHKRHVYRAKGEGMIPRKLGDHHQQWFSRILKDTLDERELKPTDIDMIAFSQGPGIGQPLQFGCAMARYLSLKVGAKLIPVNHCAAHIEIGIYDTRIDDPLVIYASGGNTQLIVKDKERYRVLGETLDIGIGNLFDVLARELGLEYGHGAELERLARNGRYIESTPYSVKGMNTVFGGLLTYAKRIKTKYPPEDIAYSVMHNAFAMLVETAERAFWLTGKKGVIVCGGVAQNSMLQTMLDRMLSKHQTMCGKQKARLGIPRNEYNGDNGAMIAYTGYELYQKFGDKATINPKSAVPRPRWRIDQVNLVP
- a CDS encoding CPBP family intramembrane metalloprotease; amino-acid sequence: MWKMRILRKEIESTTVHLLFIVTLSLLLSSYCSKMDLTSSASIVRIIVLSVALVSINIVISKKWWFISLITFGLGMLFPELVVGLTVPVGLLTLSVYPYSNKPIARFLEETGLVNRDSFEDVVVKTMVWFTVVAIILLIVGLITFSLDRNDTKNVVKKINSLPVTVLVTGMFVSPIVEELFFRGILYPRVGMVLSSILFSIAHASYGSVGELIKTFVIGMIFCKIRSRERSLVIPILIHFLINLLSILMIKSLW
- a CDS encoding 30S ribosomal protein S27ae; protein product: MGSKKRKVRVRGKKSKKKKEKKIKPYKKPRFCPKCGPGVHLAEHKDRWSCGKCGYYEKK
- a CDS encoding translation initiation factor IF-5A — encoded protein: MVEKKYMSVKDLKVGKYIVIDGIPCRVVNIEVSRPGKHGHAKMKVTAIGIFEGQKKVAFLTGHDEVEVPVIERKTAQIISVTGDTAQLMDTQTYEVFEVSIPEELKDQVEPGKEAEVMSALGKMAIVKVK